The genomic stretch GCGGAGGCCCCGGAGGGCCGCGGCGCCGCGCCCTGCCGTCACAGCTCCGAGAAGAATTCCGGTGAGGAGTGCGGTGTCGGCGGTGCGTGACCCGCTTGCGGAACAGCGTGCTCGCAACCCAACAGTGCTAGCCTCTGCTTCAACACGTCACGCTCGTGCGTCATCCTTGCCACCTGCAGCTGTAGCCGGTGCAACTCATCCTGAAGCGACCGGTTTGTCAGTTCTAGCTCCTGCCGCTGCTGGAGACGCTTACTGCGACAGTTCTGGGCGTACCCTCTGTTTTTTAACGTTCGTCGCTTTTGTTTCAATCGCGTCACGTCTTCTCGGGGAAATCCATGAAGGCGCTTATTCAGCTCTCGCACGCTAAGTGTCATCAGTAAATCATCACTTAATAGGTCGTCTCCACAAGAAGATGGCTGGTAGGAGGGCAGCGGGCCGGTTCGCGGGGAAAGAGCGGAGCAAGAACTAGGGGGGCGAACTCCCATCTGCTGCAAATGATGATCCTGACCACGCCACTCGCGGCGGTCCCATTCTTCAAAATTACCACAAGGTACGGTCCGCATATCGAGAGGTTCTCTCATGTGCGGCAACCATAACACGTCATCTACCGGAGGTGGACGACACGGACTGCGGCCAATGGGCGCCGGTGGCGTCTCTGGAGGTGTGCTGGGATCTACCGCGATGGCGACGTGAGGTTGTGGGTAAGGTCCGGCATCAGGCCACTGGCGGCAGGCGCGAGCGCAAGCAGGCAAAGCATCCACAAGATCGTGCCAACCCGATCTTAAAGGTTCCCGCTTAACTAATTGATGGTCTTCAAGATGGTCTAATTCAAAGTTCTGTACGTATTCATCAGCGAGTTGGTCTTCGTCCTCGCGGTGAGCTTGCGGAGTGACCGTTTGCATGGCGCTCGACTGAGAACAGTCGTCGGGCGCGTGTTCTACCATGTAAGCGTTCGGAACGCGCGTCGGCCGGAAACGGACTGCCGCCGCGACGCAGGGCGGCGAAAACTCCGCCCTGTAGCCCAATGACGTGGTGCGACGCGCGCACACTCTACAGCCTTATTAACGTGGATATAAGCCTCGCAATGAGACATCGCAATATAAACACAACATATTTACTTACGCCACACTTACACATGTAAAAGTACCTTATTAAATACATCGGTGCACTTAAAATACCTACCAGACTTAAGACTACTAAAGTTACATATggttactaataattaatttaatttaaataataattaatggttAATTATGGTTACTACGCTTATGTTCTT from Pieris napi chromosome 15, ilPieNapi1.2, whole genome shotgun sequence encodes the following:
- the LOC125056942 gene encoding neural retina-specific leucine zipper protein-like; translated protein: MVEHAPDDCSQSSAMQTVTPQAHREDEDQLADEYVQNFELDHLEDHQLVKREPLRSGWHDLVDALPACARACRQWPDAGPYPQPHVAIAVDPSTPPETPPAPIGRSPCRPPPVDDVLWLPHMREPLDMRTVPCGNFEEWDRREWRGQDHHLQQMGVRPPSSCSALSPRTGPLPSYQPSSCGDDLLSDDLLMTLSVRELNKRLHGFPREDVTRLKQKRRTLKNRGYAQNCRSKRLQQRQELELTNRSLQDELHRLQLQVARMTHERDVLKQRLALLGCEHAVPQAGHAPPTPHSSPEFFSEL